One Castanea sativa cultivar Marrone di Chiusa Pesio chromosome 4, ASM4071231v1 DNA window includes the following coding sequences:
- the LOC142632234 gene encoding uncharacterized protein LOC142632234 → MSGVPKRTHEESGHSSSSKYPHEDSGGYPKLSSTVSGEYHSPYEMGQDARMPKIPRTEPRDADRRSPHRSMYWMQAPLNDSHVDHPENRLELGDSRDSRDVQFENRDLKTDWVMRDAVIAKSEKDVRFESRGDDNKETRYDRESYNDPKGDAKMEKDGYGAANSHLNRKESKEHHRGKRYPDAPSGVNLNFWTGPRGNSEGTIEAGKEGSATEERDYVEAHEAVGENKVDSKGEEKLKDKDRKRKDVKHRDWGERDKDRSDRRGGMQVANSSSEYKESTKEERDAERWERKDFSKDRERLREREKDHTRRDSWNGVDKESSQNEKELGDGSLRMPEQENPASDQKKQKDFDSWKNVDREARERMKESNDIEGDRTEKRRCDDKESDDGCAEGEGATEREREVYNYGVQQRKRMQRSRGSPQVANREHRFRSRGPDNEGVSGKVEVSSVVYKVGECMQELIKLWKEYKASQAEKNGESSLNGPTLEIRIPAEHVTATNRQVRGGQLWGTDIYTDDSDLVAVLMHTGYCRPTASPPPPAIQELRATIRVLPPQDCYISTLRNNVRSRAWGAAIGCSYRVERCCIVKKGGGTIDLEPCLTHTSTVEPTLAPVAVERTMTTRAAASNALRQQRFVREVTIQYNLCNEPWIKYSISIVADKGLKKPLYTSARLKKGEVLYLETHSCRYELCFTGEKMAKAIPASQVHDMETEKSQNHHPHPANGEKNDCDNMVIDVFRWSRCKKPLPQKVMRSVGIPLPLEHVEVLEENLDWEDVQWSQTGVWIAGKEYTLARVHFLSMN, encoded by the exons ATGAGTGGAGTTCCTAAAAGAACTCATGAAGAGAGTGGTCATTCCTCATCCTCGAAATACCCACATGAGGATTCGGGCGGATACCCTAAGTTGTCATCTACAGTTTCAGGTGAGTACCATTCCCCATATGAGATGGGTCAAGATGCTCGGATGCCTAAGATTCCCCGGACTGAACCTCGTGATGCGGATAGAAGATCTCCTCATCGTTCGATGTATTGGATGCAAGCTCCTTTGAATGATTCACATGTAGATCATCCTGAAAACAGGTTGGAGTTGGGGGATTCCAGGGATAGTAGAGATGTACAGTTTGAGAACCGAGATTTAAAGACCGATTGGGTGATGAGGGACGCTGTGATTGCAAAGAGTGAAAAGGATGTAAGATTTGAAAGTAGAGGGGATGATAATAAGGAAACAAGATATGATAGGGAAAGTTATAATGATCCTAAAGGTGATGCAAAGATGGAGAAGGATGGTTATGGTGCAGCAAATAGTCACTTGAATAGGAAAGAATCAAAAGAACACCACAGGGGAAAAAGATATCCTGATGCCCCAAGTGgagttaatttaaatttttggacTGGTCCACGTGGTAATTCAGAAGGCACCATTGAGGCTGGAAAGGAAGGATCAGCAACTGAAGAGAGGGATTATGTGGAAGCTCATGAGGCTGTTGGGGAAAACAAAGTTGATTCAAAGGGTGAAGAGAAATTGAAAGATAAGGATAGAAAGAGGAAAGATGTGAAGCATAGGGATTGGGGAGAAAGAGATAAGGATAGAAGTGATCGTAGGGGTGGTATGCAAGTTGCTAATAGCAGCAGTGAGTACAAAGAATCAACAAAGGAGGAAAGGGATGCAGAGAGGTGGGAGAGGAAGGATTTTTCAAAAGACAGGGAAAGGctaagggagagagagaaggatCATACCAGGAGAGACTCATGGAATGGAGTAGACAAGGAGAGTTCTCAGAATGAGAAGGAATTAGGGGATGGATCTTTAAGAATGCCTGAGCAGGAAAATCCGGCATCAGACCAGAAGAAGCAGAAAGATTTTGATAGCTGGAAAAATGTTGATAGGGAAGCAAGAGAGAGGATGAAAGAAAGCAATGATATTGAAGGAGATAGAACTGAAAAGCGTAGGTGTGATGACAAAGAATCGGATGATGGATGTGCAGAAGGGGAAGGGGCAACTGAAAGGGAAAGGGAAGTCTATAATTATGGAGTTCAACAACGTAAGAGGATGCAGCGGTCAAGAGGCAGCCCTCAAGTGGCAAACCGTGAGCACCGCTTTAGGTCTCGTGGTCCAGACAATGAAGG TGTTTCAGGTAAAGTTGAAGTATCTTCTGTTGTTTATAAAGTTGGCGAATGCATGCAAGAACTGATAAAGTTGTGGAAGGAGTACAAAGCATCACAGGCTGAAAAAAATGGAGAGAGCTCTTTGAACGGTCCTACTCTTGAAATCCGGATTCCAGCTGAGCATGTTACTGCTACGAATCGCCAA GTCAGAGGTGGCCAGCTATGGGGGACAGATATATACACTGATGACTCAGATCTTGTTGCTG TTCTGATGCATACTGGTTATTGCCGCCCTACCGCTTCTCCTCCTCCACCTGCTATCCAAGAGTTGCGTGCTACTATCCGAGTGCTACCTCCACAAGATT GTTACATTTCCACTTTGAGAAACAATGTTCGTTCACGTGCTTGGGGTGCGGCAATTGGTTGTAGTTACCGTGTTGAGCGTTGCTGCATTGTGAAG AAAGGAGGAGGAACGATTGATCTTGAGCCTTGTCTTACACATACATCAACAGTGGAGCCTACCCTTGCTCCAGTGGCTGTTGAGCGGACAATGACTACTAGGGCCGCAGCTTCG AATGCATTGCGGCAACAGAGATTTGTACGAGAAGTTACAATACAGTACAACCTTTGCAATGAGCCCTg GATTAAGTACAGTATAAGCATTGTTGCTGACAAGGGTCTGAAAAAACCCCTTTATACATCTGCAAGATTGAAGAAGGGAGAAGTTTTGTATTTAGAAACACATTCATGCAG GTACGAGCTCTGTTTTACTGGAGAGAAAATGGCCAAAGCTATACCGGCATCTCAGGTGCATGACATGGAGACAGAGAAGTCCCAGAATCATCACCCACATCCCGCAAATGGTGAAAAAAATGATTGTGATAACATGGTCATTGATGTATTTCGATGGTCTCGCTGTAAGAAGCCCCTTCCTCAGAAAGTCATGCGGTCTGTTGGGATCCCACTTCCGCTTGAACATGTGGAG